In the genome of Plasmodium yoelii strain 17X genome assembly, chromosome: 14, one region contains:
- a CDS encoding s-adenosyl-methyltransferase Mraw has translation MNRILFILFLILIGFKKCFKITNSNNIQFVGKKPFSPRCNNVLKKKKIKKKKNYIFDFALKEKEANKSEEKKSEEKKSEANKSEANKSEANIFDDSYIYHTPVLVNEVIQILDTTLMTKQNDEPINNINTNKDEMVSNNNNTLILNEENVYDTNNDKSKLYNNINYDKNISIYKEDEYLIDATLGGGGHTLEMLKKFKNLKVISIDKDIEAIYYNKYKLRSYINKNRLKIIHGNYKDILFLLNYYSLPIFNTYSAILVDLGVSTHQIKSSKRGFSYKYNDILDMNMNKYTEKEYIENHINKELKQDTKIKELYMINESHDDDKNIYHKNYDGKKIHNILNTYNLKKLKYIIQKFGEEKKAYKIAKKIIEWRKKNGEIITTFDLKNIILSTCKNNYKSNNKVLSRVFQSFRIYINNELLSLKNLLLSSHKILKQGGVLILISYHSLENKYIDLFVKNKTKLWNQINIQPIIPTNQEVKLNKSSRSAKMFAFKKI, from the coding sequence ATGAATAGAATTTTGTTTATCCTTTTTTTAATCTTGATcggttttaaaaaatgttttaaaataacCAATTCAAACAATATCCAATTTGTGGGGAAAAAACCCTTTTCCCCTCGATGTAATAAtgtacttaaaaaaaaaaaaattaaaaaaaaaaaaaactacaTTTTTGATTTCGCATTAAAAGAGAAGGAAGCAAACAAAAgcgaagaaaaaaaaagtgaagaaaaaaaaagtgaagcAAACAAAAGTGAAGCAAACAAAAGCGAAGCAAACATATTTGACGActcatatatttatcatacCCCAGTGTTGGTCAATGAAGTAATACAAATTCTAGATACCACATTAATGACCAAACAAAATGATGAACCAatcaataatataaatacgaATAAAGATGAGATGGTATCAAATAACAACAACACATTAATTTTGAATGAAGAAAATGtgtatgatacaaataatgataaatctaaattatataataatattaattatgataaaaacatttcaatatataaagaagatGAATATTTGATAGATGCAACTTTGGGAGGAGGAGGACACACTTTagaaatgttaaaaaaatttaaaaatttaaaagttATTTCTATAGATAAAGATATTGAAgcaatttattataataaatataaattaagatcatatataaataaaaatcgacttaaaattattcacggaaattataaagatatcttatttttattaaattattattctttaccaatatttaatacatatagTGCTATCTTAGTAGATTTGGGTGTATCTACTCACCAAATTAAAAGTAGTAAAAGAGGGTTtagttataaatataatgacaTTCTTGATAtgaatatgaataaatatacagaaaaagaatatatcgaaaatcatataaataaagaattaaaaCAAGACACCAAAATAAAGGaattatatatgataaacGAATCTcatgatgatgataaaaatatttatcataaaaattatgatggtaaaaaaatacataatattttaaatacatataatcttaaaaaattaaaatatattatacaaaaatttggagaagaaaaaaaagcttataaaattgcaaaaaaaataatagaatggagaaaaaaaaatggggaaATTATAACCAcatttgatttaaaaaatattattctttcaacttgtaaaaataattataaatcaaataataaagTTTTATCAAGAGTGTTTCAATCATTTAGaatctatattaataatgaattgttatcattaaaaaatttattattatcttctcataaaatattaaaacaaGGAGGAGTTTTAATTCTTATTTCATATCATTctttagaaaataaatatattgatttgtttgttaaaaataaaacaaaattatggAACCAAATTAATATACAACCAATAATACCTACTAATCAAGAAGTCAAACTAAACAAATCATCACGATCTGCAAAAATGTTTgctttcaaaaaaatataa